In one window of Streptomyces sp. FXJ1.172 DNA:
- a CDS encoding BON domain-containing protein codes for MNLEYRVAHVTERLAEGPCSELGVRAEIRGETVLLTGTVPSARCREDIRRVAHEELPGVPVHCDLVIAESRPPDHCEELA; via the coding sequence ATGAACCTCGAATACCGCGTGGCCCACGTCACCGAGCGGCTCGCGGAGGGGCCCTGCAGCGAGCTTGGGGTGCGGGCCGAGATCCGCGGCGAGACGGTCCTGCTGACGGGCACGGTGCCGTCCGCCAGATGCCGCGAGGACATCCGGCGCGTTGCCCACGAGGAACTGCCGGGTGTGCCGGTCCACTGCGACCTCGTCATCGCCGAGAGCCGCCCGCCCGACCACTGCGAGGAGCTGGCATGA